Within the Catalinimonas niigatensis genome, the region TATAGCGGTGTCGGGAAATGGTGGGGAGAAACCAAAGCAGGGACAGAGCACACCATCCGTTATGCCAAAAACCTGGGGCTTAAAGTGATGCTGAAGCCCCATGTCTGGATACAGCGGCAAGGCTGGCCCGGTGATTTTACCCTCAAGTCGGAAGAGGAATGGCAGCAGTGGGAGCAGTCTTATACTGCATATCTGGATATCATGACAGACATTGCGATCAGCACAGAGGTAGAAATACTCTGCATAGGCACTGAGTTTCGTGTGGCTGCCAGAGAACGGCCTGAGTTCTGGCGCAAGCTAAGCCAGCGCATCAGGAAACGATACAAAGGCAAGCTTACCTATGCTGCCAACTGGGATAATTTTGAGAAGGTCAGCTTCTGGGATGCATTAGATTATATTGGCGTGGATGCTTACTTTCCCCTGTCCGAAGATAAAAACCCTTCGGTAGATGTGTTGCTGGAGCATTGGGAAGAACCTCTGGAACTAATTGATGAGGTGAGAGAAGAGTACAACAAACCTATCCTATTCACCGAATACGGTTATCGCAGTGCCGACTATGCGTCGCGGGGACACTGGCATAATGAAAGAGAGGATCTGGTAGAAAATATACAAGCGCAGGAAAGAGCGTATGAAGCCCTCTATCAGACTTTCTGGAATAAACCCTGGTTTGCCGGAGGCTTTCTCTGGAAGTGGTATCCTTATGAAAAACGCGATAGCCACAGGAATTCCTGGGAAACCGACTTTACTCCTCAGGAAAAAGCAACAGAGAAAGTCATTCAGCAGTACTACACACAGTAGAAATTC harbors:
- a CDS encoding glycoside hydrolase family 113, which encodes MPNLFDIFSPLLTLLESTNLQLPVKKVKLEQRYRSSVACLILCFLFPWMMACESVSQQYQGEKIDGVCLEAPRDSIAEAAMASVQTIGAGWVAIVPYAFSKENDPIVNYSGVGKWWGETKAGTEHTIRYAKNLGLKVMLKPHVWIQRQGWPGDFTLKSEEEWQQWEQSYTAYLDIMTDIAISTEVEILCIGTEFRVAARERPEFWRKLSQRIRKRYKGKLTYAANWDNFEKVSFWDALDYIGVDAYFPLSEDKNPSVDVLLEHWEEPLELIDEVREEYNKPILFTEYGYRSADYASRGHWHNEREDLVENIQAQERAYEALYQTFWNKPWFAGGFLWKWYPYEKRDSHRNSWETDFTPQEKATEKVIQQYYTQ